GATCCGGAGAAATGTCAGATGCTCTTTAAATGGTTCGACCGCAGACCGTGTCCGCTGGAGGAAGACCAGGACTCGATCATTCGCGAGGATTTTATCATCATGAAACAGCAGATTGAAGACGCCGCGCGCGTTCTGGAGAGCCTCGGGAAGAGCGTTTCCTACGAGCTGGACGGCGAGGACAGTTATGGGAAATACCTGAAGAGGGAGATTGTGCAAATCAACGAGGCTTTTACAAGCGTGGAGAAATCTCTTCTGGAGCTGGAGACGAAATTCAAGCAAAGCCAGGATACCGAGCAAAGAGAGGAGAATGAGTTCACCAATAACTTCATCAACCCCATGCATAATGTGAGGGACACTCTGCAGGAAACTCTGGACATCTCTTCCGGACTCAAGGATAAGCATGAACTCATCTCTCTGATCATTCGGAGTCATGGATCCAGGTTAAGCCGGCTTAAAAATGACTACCTGAATGTTTAGACTCACAGACTTTCTGGACAGACTACAGTCCGAGTTGGATTGTTTTTCCCAAGTATGTTAAACGTTGGATCTCCAGAATTTCCCAAAGTGTGAAACTCTTTGgtgtttttggttttgtttttggtgGTTCCTTCatgcttaaaaataaacagtttcaatagcattttggatttcatatatgttatatgtttctttggagattaaaaaaattaaagttattGAGGCTTCATTATGGAATCATCAGTGGTTTCTGGCTTTAAAACACAAGTGCAACAAAATCTTATaggaatttttatttaaaaagtgtcaaATGTAAAGCCAATTCAGATGTACCAGCAAACCTGAAGCTATGAAAAcctttaaatgtaaacattttctaagtaaatcacaaaaacaaaaaaaaacttctttAGAAAAGATTGTCGGAAAACACCGTTTTCCATTTTTTTGTCTCTGGGCATGCATGCAAACAAGATTTTTGTTAAGATTATGTATGCCTTTTTTGATTagttgcataaataaataaattgttatagCCACGAGTAAgagaaatttacattttattgattgtaaaaaagaaaaaaagtaaccTAAAGGTGAAAAATCTAAGTGAACAGTTTTATTCAAGTCAGAAATATTGTTAACCTGACTACAAACTTCTTTTGATAGAACCTAAGCAACTGTGTTTCACTTTTTAGGCACTCTCAGACTGAACTCCATACACAGATTTTGTTGATGTCCAAATCTGTTATTCCTGTAATCAGTCTTCAGTAGTCTGGTCTTTCTCAGCTGTCTGTATACTGCTGACATTCATTTTGGATGATTGAGGTTTGAGGAAGTTGGAAGGGTGGTGGTTAAACAAGCTGGTTGAGATTTGGCATTTCCTGTGCCATTAGAACAGAacgtctctttctctttcttccaTGTGGAAGAATAATCAAACTCTGCAGCAATATACAAAGAAACACAATCCACCACTCCTACTGCCAACTCCACGAGAATGCTGGGATATTTGCTGGTGAACAGTTTTAAGGTTTAACTGTAGACCATCACGACCAAAATTACACTGAAGCATAATACATATCCTAAAACACACATTCATAAGCTAAACCACTGCACCAATAGCACTGCGCTGTTGCTGCATGTTCATTTCTAACCAGAACAATGAAGTGCTTATAGATGTTTTCTACCCACAGTCTCCCGGGCTTtgactgttttctttttcttcctccCATTCAGAGTTTTATTCTTGCTGGAGGTTAGAGCTCAAGGAAAGAATGTCTTTACTAATGGTTTAGTGTTACCAGATCTGAGCCTGTTCAATAACATCTCATATGGATCCAGTTTCAGTGGTTTAGTTGCAAAAAGAggaataaacaacaaaaagcaAAGAATTCTTGATGGTTATTTTAAGGAACGTACTAAAAGAAGCTGTCTTTATCTGCCAACCAGAGCCATATCGTTGAGGTTTGATTGATGTACTGGTTTTGTTAGATTCCCAGTGAACATCATTAGTGTTTAaagtaaaatgatttcagaTGCTCATCTCAGCTTTCATGTGCCAACTGATATAAATCGCACTGGAAGTGAGTGAGTAATGTAATACGTGTGTAATATTCCCAACATTATGGGAAATTTTGAACTTATGGAATGAATTTTGAATTTgagttttgaattattttttttttttggtctccaTGAGGAAACGAGCTTATTAACcatacagaatgaagtttttagaaaatctaaaaatgcctgtagttttgagtgtgtgtgtgtgtctgtgaaactTGAAGAAAGAGATACCAATCTGTAaccctttaaaatataattgttcTAAGTTAGTAATCATGCATTTatgacagttttattttataatgaatattGAATATGTGTTGCATGTCTGCATTCAGTGTGATACAAAATATCACATTCAAAAGATATGGgcaaactttttgtcatcaattttgtaaaatacatttgtttttgattaattGGTTATTTCCATCATTTCCCAAGGCAATGGTTTATGTTaatcatcttttattttaaaatgttactttttcttttaaatggaaaattCCTATCTTTTTCTCTTGTCTTTGCTCATGGATTCTACCCCGAAATTGGGACGCAGGCCTGGTCTAACAAATACCAGTGTTAGACTGATGAGTGTTAGGCAACTTTGGTTAATGTTGCCGTCAGCAGGCAACCAGGGGCCCATTCTTCGTACgtcgctaactcagttagctggatttgattgttgccgATTTCGCTTGGTCTCGGATcatttggttcttcgaagctcatcctagacttgctgtcatagcaacaggtccgtaaacttaaacctgctcgggagcagcttatttaatgtaaacaggattagattgcatcttttttaAGCAGAACCGATATTTAAAACATGTCCCAGCCACCGTTGCTTTATTACAAGAGTATCCTACTGATCCAGggacaatcatttaaaataataataatttaaaaattaatttgaaaataatataacaattttgtagtctataatactatagacacagccagtttaacccattgaaagatttattagtgatgaaataattactttataattataCGAGAATGTGCAGTAATCTTAGACAACtgaatccaga
This genomic stretch from Onychostoma macrolepis isolate SWU-2019 chromosome 25, ASM1243209v1, whole genome shotgun sequence harbors:
- the fibina gene encoding fin bud initiation factor a, encoding MWTSSLSGQSDLPCGQKQSIMLPFALGLFLLPLCAAVYKGPLLPEMSNGTFHHFFVPDGDYEETEDPEKCQMLFKWFDRRPCPLEEDQDSIIREDFIIMKQQIEDAARVLESLGKSVSYELDGEDSYGKYLKREIVQINEAFTSVEKSLLELETKFKQSQDTEQREENEFTNNFINPMHNVRDTLQETLDISSGLKDKHELISLIIRSHGSRLSRLKNDYLNV